From a region of the Paenibacillus sp. FSL R10-2734 genome:
- a CDS encoding low molecular weight protein arginine phosphatase: MLHILFVCTGNTCRSPMAEGLLRKLAKERGIDLEVRSAGVSAISGTSISRHAAAILQDEGIHDHLESSQLTGQSVGWADLVLTLTSGHKQRLLQYFPEAVTKTYTLKEYVHNEEAVTEDIKELDSLYADAELSIALGGEPNATDLQRIIEIRQRIPSFDISDPFGGTREDYELTAAEIRTALFSLLDKLESMRHL; the protein is encoded by the coding sequence ATGCTACATATTTTATTCGTCTGCACCGGTAATACATGCCGTAGTCCTATGGCTGAGGGGCTTTTGCGAAAGCTCGCGAAGGAACGTGGAATTGATCTGGAAGTGCGGTCTGCAGGTGTATCCGCCATTTCTGGTACTTCTATATCGAGACATGCTGCAGCTATATTGCAGGATGAAGGTATTCATGATCATTTGGAATCGTCGCAATTAACGGGGCAATCCGTCGGTTGGGCCGATCTTGTACTGACTTTGACTAGTGGACATAAGCAGCGTTTGCTACAGTATTTTCCGGAAGCCGTAACGAAAACATATACATTGAAGGAATATGTGCATAACGAAGAAGCTGTGACTGAGGATATTAAGGAATTGGACAGCCTTTACGCAGATGCTGAGTTAAGCATAGCTCTTGGCGGTGAACCCAACGCAACGGATCTACAGCGAATAATTGAAATCCGTCAGCGTATTCCGAGCTTTGATATTTCCGATCCATTTGGGGGCACGCGTGAAGACTATGAGCTTACTGCTGCTGAGATTCGCACCGCGCTGTTTAGCTTACTAGATAAACTGGAATCTATGC
- a CDS encoding manganese efflux pump, which yields MGIGDVYADWGQTVTIAIMAIALGMDAFSLGVGIGMKGIRLLHVLQMSVLIAFFHMLMPLLGLLTGSYVGQLLGQVTTYAAGGLLVLLGGHMVYNSFRSEVVSTRAMNHRTLWGMLLLSLSVSVDSFSVGVSLGMFVNGVLLTILAFGACGGLMSIIGLLLGRHVSRGLGDYGEALGGAILLGFGLLFIF from the coding sequence ATGGGCATAGGAGATGTATATGCCGATTGGGGGCAGACGGTGACCATTGCTATAATGGCGATTGCATTAGGAATGGATGCTTTTTCACTGGGTGTAGGAATCGGGATGAAGGGTATTCGTCTGTTGCATGTTCTACAGATGAGTGTGCTCATTGCTTTTTTTCATATGCTAATGCCTCTTCTAGGTTTATTGACGGGAAGTTATGTCGGGCAATTGCTAGGTCAAGTTACGACTTATGCAGCTGGAGGGCTTCTTGTGCTGTTAGGTGGACATATGGTGTATAACTCCTTTCGTTCGGAAGTGGTAAGTACACGGGCTATGAATCATCGAACCTTATGGGGAATGCTGCTTCTATCACTGAGTGTAAGTGTGGACTCTTTTTCCGTTGGGGTATCCTTAGGGATGTTTGTGAATGGCGTGCTTCTGACCATACTAGCTTTTGGTGCTTGTGGAGGTCTGATGTCGATTATCGGCTTACTTCTTGGACGGCATGTCAGCCGTGGGCTCGGGGATTATGGGGAAGCGCTGGGCGGGGCTATTTTATTGGGGTTTGGCTTGCTATTCATCTTTTGA